A genomic region of Gemmata massiliana contains the following coding sequences:
- a CDS encoding PP2C family protein-serine/threonine phosphatase, translated as MSAFEPVRFAALTDVGVKRSHNQDACAANPAVDAAGFAAQGHVFVVADGMGGHAVGEKASAKAARDIPFLYSKHARDGIIPAIRRAFQEANAGIYAIGQQNPEFRGLGTTSTALVLRPEGAWIGHVGDSRAYRIRKGQAEQLTFDHSWVWEIARRQGVDPDELGDFKKNVIIRSLGPDPEVEVDIEGPHPVEPGDTFLLCSDGLTGVVTPQEVGAVVSALSPENAVRFLVQLANLRGGPDNITVVIVQVPDGHEKKAGAKGAKAGILSRLWSAWSKRVPWAFTVLGGGIVLALLSLAMQIGAVPGATLLFMLAAGLILAGLFGLFQHTQKVEPVSAVEIAADTAPRELNVYKKYDCRVSVELAERFAQAEASLLEAMRAQGVPVDLNAHATLAEAAKVAASRNSAEDAFRARCASLQFLAEAFHKARHKEELFRPSWTPSPSSKS; from the coding sequence GTGTCGGCGTTTGAACCGGTGCGATTCGCCGCCCTGACCGATGTGGGCGTGAAGCGCAGCCACAACCAGGACGCTTGTGCCGCGAACCCGGCCGTCGATGCGGCCGGGTTCGCGGCTCAGGGTCACGTTTTCGTTGTCGCCGACGGGATGGGCGGGCACGCGGTGGGCGAAAAGGCCAGCGCGAAGGCTGCGCGCGACATTCCCTTCCTGTACTCCAAGCACGCCCGCGACGGGATCATTCCCGCGATCCGGCGGGCCTTCCAAGAGGCGAACGCCGGGATCTACGCGATCGGGCAACAGAATCCGGAGTTCCGCGGACTCGGGACGACGAGCACCGCGCTCGTCTTGCGCCCTGAAGGGGCGTGGATCGGACACGTCGGTGACAGCCGCGCGTACCGGATTCGCAAGGGGCAAGCGGAACAACTCACGTTCGATCACTCCTGGGTTTGGGAGATCGCACGGCGCCAGGGTGTGGACCCGGACGAACTCGGCGACTTCAAAAAGAACGTCATCATTCGCTCGCTCGGGCCGGACCCCGAGGTCGAGGTCGACATCGAGGGGCCGCACCCGGTCGAACCCGGCGACACGTTCCTGCTCTGTAGCGACGGGTTAACGGGGGTGGTTACGCCCCAAGAGGTCGGCGCGGTCGTGAGCGCACTGTCGCCCGAGAACGCGGTTCGCTTCTTGGTTCAACTGGCAAACTTGCGCGGTGGCCCCGACAATATCACGGTCGTGATCGTCCAGGTTCCCGACGGGCACGAGAAGAAAGCCGGAGCAAAGGGCGCGAAAGCCGGGATACTCTCTCGGTTGTGGTCCGCGTGGAGCAAGCGGGTGCCGTGGGCGTTCACGGTTCTCGGCGGGGGTATTGTGCTCGCGCTGCTCTCGCTCGCGATGCAAATCGGTGCCGTACCCGGCGCGACGCTCCTCTTCATGCTCGCCGCGGGGCTGATTCTCGCCGGGCTGTTCGGCCTGTTCCAACACACCCAGAAAGTGGAACCGGTTAGCGCGGTTGAGATCGCCGCGGACACCGCGCCGCGCGAACTGAACGTCTACAAGAAGTACGATTGCCGCGTTTCCGTGGAACTCGCGGAGCGCTTCGCGCAGGCGGAAGCATCCCTCCTGGAAGCCATGCGCGCTCAAGGCGTTCCGGTCGATCTGAACGCCCACGCGACGCTCGCAGAGGCTGCCAAAGTCGCGGCGAGCCGCAACAGCGCCGAAGATGCGTTCCGCGCCCGGTGCGCGTCGCTCCAGTTCCTCGCCGAAGCGTTCCACAAGGCCCGCCACAAAGAAGAACTGTTCCGTCCGAGCTGGACCCCGAGTCCGTCGTCCAAGTCGTAG
- a CDS encoding PEGA domain-containing protein, which translates to MTTARTVRLAAVLAGLAAAGCVDRRFVIESNVPNAQVYIDNKSIGAAPAHAPFEYYGYYTIKLVHPGYETIEERVHVRAPWYAYPPLDFAAEVLWPFHIRDTRRYYFKLQEATPTRTDDILSAAEALRQRGMTLPQADRPAEPRPPKPRPAPSPVPVPTTPDSVPSVVPSVTP; encoded by the coding sequence ATGACGACGGCGCGAACCGTGCGACTGGCGGCGGTGCTGGCCGGGCTAGCCGCCGCGGGGTGCGTGGACCGCCGATTCGTGATCGAATCGAACGTACCCAACGCCCAGGTCTACATCGACAACAAATCGATCGGCGCGGCCCCCGCGCACGCCCCGTTCGAGTATTACGGCTACTACACGATTAAACTTGTTCACCCCGGGTACGAAACTATCGAAGAGCGCGTCCACGTGCGGGCACCGTGGTACGCTTACCCGCCACTCGACTTCGCCGCGGAGGTCCTCTGGCCGTTCCACATCCGCGACACGCGCCGGTACTACTTCAAACTCCAGGAAGCGACCCCAACGCGCACCGACGACATTCTCTCCGCCGCCGAAGCGCTCCGCCAACGGGGAATGACGCTCCCACAAGCCGACCGCCCGGCCGAACCGCGCCCGCCGAAACCTCGGCCGGCTCCTTCACCGGTTCCGGTGCCTACTACACCGGACTCGGTCCCAAGTGTCGTACCGAGCGTCACCCCTTAA
- a CDS encoding BRcat domain-containing protein, producing the protein MSTMLKCPNPSCPYTFDPAQVPKGVVLSCPRCTMQFTLGAQPVAPARPPAAPAPLEPDFENIGRAAISERDPDISLPGRKSSSYQVFILAVTVAVIVAVISLTTLFRFLIRGGLKSLSNSNGTTLVDKDRNLSIDPLPTGWAQDDATRLRTRAPYAYGFKRENPEAYVIFGSVEYAKGRSPRASEMRRDLEAPFKKQLFSEYAKEAVPDTTWLGQKIAPDQGFRFRAKSDDLVWQGDAYTTTSKGMAYFWVGWCGENDFDGLKDEFAAFRDKFKLLDLRNDWRETVAKEVDYKGSTVSYTFTDAEDIWKEEPIEPLKQTSPELDRYLKISHAPRTDRKALTDDAELQVYILDKGAGEPIDQARDFVKARWVSHVKAANDELPAPTFAERTGDPEGDPLPKGETPVLRFESKVVDPANPKEVIASSESRLLVVSAARVGDKTVVLHCWCELSKRAVFETRFIQIASTLR; encoded by the coding sequence ATGAGCACCATGCTGAAGTGTCCGAACCCGAGTTGTCCGTACACGTTCGACCCGGCTCAGGTGCCGAAGGGTGTTGTGCTCAGTTGCCCGCGTTGCACCATGCAGTTCACGCTCGGTGCCCAGCCGGTCGCCCCCGCCCGTCCGCCCGCCGCCCCCGCCCCTCTGGAGCCCGATTTCGAGAACATCGGGCGCGCCGCGATCTCTGAACGCGACCCTGACATATCGCTTCCGGGGCGTAAGAGCAGCTCGTATCAGGTATTCATTCTCGCGGTTACCGTGGCCGTGATCGTGGCCGTCATTTCGCTCACGACCCTTTTTAGGTTCCTCATTCGCGGCGGACTCAAAAGCCTCTCAAATTCTAACGGGACAACACTGGTTGATAAGGACCGGAACCTGAGCATCGATCCGCTCCCGACAGGGTGGGCGCAAGACGACGCCACGCGGTTACGGACGCGCGCTCCATACGCCTACGGCTTCAAGCGCGAGAACCCCGAGGCTTACGTCATTTTCGGCTCGGTCGAGTACGCGAAAGGGCGCTCCCCACGGGCCAGCGAAATGAGGCGCGATCTGGAGGCGCCGTTTAAGAAGCAATTGTTCAGCGAGTACGCGAAAGAGGCAGTTCCGGACACAACTTGGCTCGGTCAGAAGATCGCCCCGGACCAGGGCTTCCGGTTCCGCGCGAAGAGCGATGATTTGGTGTGGCAGGGCGATGCGTACACCACCACAAGCAAGGGAATGGCGTATTTTTGGGTAGGGTGGTGCGGGGAAAACGACTTCGACGGTTTGAAAGACGAGTTCGCTGCGTTCCGTGACAAGTTTAAATTGCTCGACTTGCGAAACGACTGGCGTGAGACGGTCGCGAAGGAGGTCGATTACAAAGGCAGCACGGTGTCTTACACCTTCACGGACGCCGAGGACATCTGGAAAGAGGAACCGATCGAACCTTTGAAACAGACGTCCCCGGAACTCGATCGCTACTTGAAGATCAGTCACGCCCCACGCACCGACCGCAAGGCACTCACGGACGATGCCGAGCTACAGGTTTACATTCTCGACAAGGGCGCGGGAGAACCGATCGATCAGGCACGCGATTTCGTGAAAGCGCGCTGGGTGAGCCACGTAAAGGCCGCGAACGACGAACTCCCCGCGCCCACGTTCGCTGAGCGCACGGGCGATCCGGAAGGCGATCCACTACCGAAGGGCGAGACGCCCGTTCTTCGGTTTGAAAGCAAAGTGGTGGACCCGGCGAATCCCAAAGAAGTGATTGCCTCGTCGGAATCGCGCCTGCTGGTTGTGTCAGCGGCGCGCGTGGGCGACAAGACCGTTGTACTACACTGCTGGTGCGAACTGTCGAAACGGGCGGTGTTCGAGACGCGATTCATTCAGATCGCGTCCACCTTGCGGTAA
- a CDS encoding ribonuclease D — translation MPRRPAKRPALPEQLVTHPAQLAACLAHLADMPLIGFDTEFVGEDAYRPELCLVQVSTAEQLFVIDPFECGPLDEFWQILLDPERTVVVHAGREDVRMCYFQAGSAPPNVFDVQIAAGLVGMTYPIGYAGLVHDLLHQRMQKGETLTDWRKRPLTPAQVRYAYDDVRYLLPAHRKLTERLKRYKRLEWAEEEFATAVRKAVADDVTVERWRKIKGIGALDRRALAVAREVYGWRDKFAEKLNRPPRFLMRDDLLIEIARRAPTKADELHAVRGLPRGQEEAILDAIRRAKALPPEECPEPETRDNDTSNVVLLGNLLNVVLADFAGRNRLAANLVSSGADLKAIVRSRAAGEPLPDVALCRGWRAKAVLPELLAILSGDTAIRVADPKAAEPLELVELEPEDEEEQDEE, via the coding sequence ATGCCCCGCCGCCCGGCCAAACGGCCCGCCCTGCCGGAACAACTCGTTACGCACCCGGCTCAATTAGCCGCGTGCCTCGCGCACCTCGCGGACATGCCGCTCATCGGCTTCGATACCGAGTTCGTGGGGGAAGATGCGTACCGCCCGGAATTGTGTCTGGTTCAGGTCTCGACGGCGGAGCAACTCTTCGTCATCGATCCCTTTGAGTGCGGCCCGCTCGACGAGTTCTGGCAGATCCTGCTCGACCCCGAGCGGACCGTGGTCGTCCACGCGGGGCGCGAAGACGTGCGCATGTGCTACTTTCAAGCGGGCAGCGCGCCGCCGAACGTGTTCGATGTGCAAATTGCCGCTGGATTGGTGGGAATGACGTACCCCATCGGGTACGCGGGGCTCGTTCACGACCTACTGCACCAGCGGATGCAGAAGGGCGAGACGCTCACCGACTGGCGCAAGCGCCCGCTCACCCCGGCGCAGGTGCGGTACGCCTACGACGACGTGCGCTACCTGCTCCCCGCGCACCGCAAGCTCACGGAGCGGTTGAAGCGGTACAAGAGACTTGAGTGGGCAGAGGAAGAATTCGCCACCGCGGTCCGGAAAGCGGTCGCGGACGACGTCACGGTCGAAAGGTGGCGAAAAATCAAAGGTATCGGCGCATTAGATCGCCGCGCACTTGCGGTCGCACGTGAGGTTTACGGTTGGCGCGATAAGTTCGCGGAGAAACTGAATCGCCCGCCGCGATTCCTGATGCGCGACGATTTACTCATTGAGATCGCGCGGCGCGCTCCTACAAAGGCCGACGAGTTGCACGCGGTCCGCGGGCTCCCGCGTGGGCAGGAGGAGGCGATTCTCGACGCGATCCGGCGCGCGAAAGCGCTGCCGCCCGAAGAGTGCCCGGAACCGGAAACGCGCGACAACGATACCTCGAACGTCGTGCTGCTGGGGAACCTCCTGAACGTGGTTCTCGCCGATTTCGCCGGGCGGAACCGATTGGCCGCGAACCTCGTCTCATCGGGGGCGGACCTGAAGGCGATCGTTCGCAGTCGCGCCGCGGGCGAGCCGTTACCCGACGTCGCGCTGTGCCGCGGGTGGCGCGCGAAAGCGGTGCTCCCGGAGCTGCTCGCGATCCTGTCCGGCGACACGGCGATTCGCGTCGCGGACCCGAAAGCCGCGGAGCCGCTGGAGTTGGTCGAACTGGAGCCAGAGGATGAGGAAGAACAGGACGAAGAATGA